One window from the genome of Brachyspira hampsonii encodes:
- a CDS encoding flagellar basal body-associated FliL family protein — translation MADEENLDLEEGEEEGEQAEAAPKKKFGLSPMIVKILMGIAAILVVALISGLIAFFVSKSVGKAAGVQGGVVDDMVKQPPPSIYRIDPEFNVNTADMDVARYVKVSIILTYTTNTKQLAVELPERFYMIRDRITTILSSYTYDQLRTNEGREQLKADIKREINSMLRNGQIDGILFDNFLLS, via the coding sequence ATGGCAGACGAAGAAAACTTAGACTTGGAAGAAGGCGAAGAAGAAGGAGAACAAGCCGAAGCTGCACCAAAGAAGAAATTTGGTTTAAGCCCTATGATTGTTAAAATCCTTATGGGAATTGCTGCCATTTTAGTTGTGGCTTTAATATCCGGGCTTATAGCATTTTTTGTATCTAAAAGTGTAGGAAAAGCTGCAGGCGTACAGGGCGGTGTAGTGGACGATATGGTAAAACAGCCGCCACCATCAATTTATCGTATAGACCCTGAGTTTAATGTAAACACTGCAGATATGGATGTAGCAAGATATGTAAAGGTTAGTATTATATTAACTTATACTACTAATACTAAGCAGCTTGCAGTAGAACTTCCAGAAAGATTCTATATGATAAGAGATAGAATCACAACGATACTTAGTTCTTATACTTATGATCAGTTGAGAACTAATGAGGGCAGAGAGCAATTAAAAGCTGATATTAAGCGGGAAATTAATAGTATGCTTAGAAATGGTCAAATAGATGGTATATTATTTGATAACTTCTTGTTAAGCTAA
- the fliM gene encoding flagellar motor switch protein FliM — MTEVLSQSEIDALLSAISSGESLDNIDTKRVEVEHRKIKIYDFKRPDKFSKDQIRTLQMMHENFARVTTTSLSAQLRTLVGIHVASVDQLTYEEFIRSVSNPSTLAIVSMDPLKGSSILEIDPSITFTIIDRLFGGPGESPKNLNRELTDIELSVMEGIIVRILGNLREAWSQVIDLRPRLGSIETNPQFAQMVSPNDMVVLITLETKVADVEGMMNFCIPYITIEPILSKFSAQYWYASIRRGSTSENLKIIKEKLQNIFVETSAELGSMQLPLSDILNLQKGDVVKFTDTKITDPVIFKIGNRKKFLCRPGISGSRMAVQLTGVMDGEADITEDDLLKEED, encoded by the coding sequence ATGACAGAAGTATTGTCACAAAGCGAAATAGATGCGTTGTTAAGTGCTATATCATCTGGTGAAAGTTTAGATAATATTGATACTAAACGTGTAGAAGTAGAACATAGAAAGATAAAGATATACGACTTTAAACGTCCCGATAAGTTTTCAAAAGACCAAATTAGAACGCTTCAGATGATGCATGAAAACTTTGCTCGTGTAACTACAACTTCATTATCAGCACAGTTGAGGACTTTGGTAGGTATTCACGTAGCAAGTGTAGATCAGCTTACTTACGAAGAGTTTATAAGAAGTGTTAGTAATCCTTCTACTTTGGCTATTGTAAGTATGGATCCTTTGAAAGGTAGTTCTATACTAGAGATTGACCCATCTATTACTTTTACTATTATTGATAGATTGTTTGGCGGACCTGGTGAGAGTCCTAAGAATTTGAATAGGGAGCTTACAGATATTGAGTTATCAGTTATGGAAGGTATTATAGTAAGAATACTAGGTAACTTAAGGGAGGCTTGGTCTCAGGTAATAGATTTAAGACCGCGTTTGGGTTCTATAGAAACTAACCCTCAGTTTGCTCAGATGGTTAGCCCTAATGACATGGTTGTACTTATTACTTTAGAAACCAAAGTAGCTGATGTTGAAGGTATGATGAACTTTTGTATACCATATATTACTATTGAGCCTATACTTTCTAAGTTTTCAGCTCAGTATTGGTATGCATCTATTAGAAGAGGAAGCACTAGCGAAAATTTAAAGATAATAAAAGAAAAATTACAAAATATATTTGTTGAAACTTCGGCGGAACTTGGATCTATGCAATTACCGCTATCAGACATTCTCAATCTTCAGAAAGGCGATGTTGTTAAATTTACTGATACTAAGATTACAGATCCTGTCATATTCAAGATAGGAAACAGAAAGAAATTCTTATGCCGTCCTGGTATATCAGGCAGCAGAATGGCTGTACAGCT
- the pyrR gene encoding bifunctional pyr operon transcriptional regulator/uracil phosphoribosyltransferase PyrR: MRVLLKAEEYEKVLPRLAAEIIEKEDMEKLAIVGIRRRGDFLGIRLKKLLEEKIKKELPIGAIDINLYRDDLSSLSEFPEIKETDIPFDITGKTILLVDDVLYTGRTIRAALNALFDYGRPKKVSLLVLVDRFGRELPISANYVGLALNVPQDQYVSVRVKELEGEDLVLLKDRN; this comes from the coding sequence ATGAGGGTTTTACTAAAAGCTGAAGAATATGAAAAGGTTCTGCCTAGACTTGCTGCTGAAATCATTGAAAAAGAAGATATGGAAAAGCTCGCTATTGTGGGTATAAGAAGAAGAGGAGATTTCTTAGGAATAAGATTAAAAAAACTTTTAGAAGAAAAAATAAAAAAAGAATTGCCTATTGGAGCAATAGATATTAATCTTTACAGAGATGATTTATCTTCTCTCTCTGAATTTCCGGAAATTAAAGAAACTGATATACCTTTTGATATTACAGGAAAAACTATACTTCTTGTTGACGATGTTCTTTATACAGGAAGAACAATCAGGGCTGCTCTAAATGCTCTATTTGATTATGGAAGACCTAAAAAAGTATCTTTACTAGTTTTAGTTGATAGATTCGGAAGAGAACTTCCTATATCCGCAAATTATGTAGGACTTGCTCTTAATGTACCTCAAGATCAATATGTATCGGTAAGAGTGAAAGAATTGGAAGGAGAGGATCTAGTTCTTCTAAAAGATAGAAATTAA